A genomic stretch from Heliangelus exortis chromosome 16, bHelExo1.hap1, whole genome shotgun sequence includes:
- the CIMIP1 gene encoding ciliary microtubule inner protein 1 produces MAEACNFVARDNCWKKNVENEREVARMWYQKWGFLKGRPEELFKDEKKESTRPKIELPEHLRFRSVSPVEKYIKVLPSPPVPKTTQGFIGWRSGVPELSLEHGFQIHSCKGSFSKDLKWPSGPTD; encoded by the exons ATGGCGGAGGCCTGCAACTTCGTAGCACGGGATAACTGCTG gaaaaaaaacgTTGAAAATGAGCGAGAAGTTGCAAGAATGTGGTATCAAAAATGGGGCTTCTTGAAAGGACGTCCTGAGGAG ttatttaaagatgaaaagaaagaaagcacaaGGCCCAAGATAGAGCTCCCAGAACATCTGCGGTTTCGATCTGTGTCACCTGTGGAAAAATACATTAAG GTGCTTCCATCTCCTCCAGTACCTAAGACTACCCAGGGGTTTATTGGATGGAGATCAGGTGTTCCAGAGCTGAGCCTTGAACATGGTTTTCAAATCCATAGCTGCAAAGGTAGCTTTTCTAAGGATTTGAAGTGGCCATCTGGGCCCACTGACTGA